One window of the Camelina sativa cultivar DH55 chromosome 1, Cs, whole genome shotgun sequence genome contains the following:
- the LOC104776039 gene encoding rRNA biogenesis protein RRP5 isoform X2, with amino-acid sequence MGVPSKKIANGKRHDSTKSFKPTKKPFKKTKDDLAARSEAALQLEDVPDFPRGGGSSLSRKEREKIYEEVDAEFDADERVSKKSKGGKPKKKKIPNDSDDLGLLFGGLTGKRPRYANKITTKNISPGMKLLGLVTEVNQKDIVISLPGGLRGLVRASEASDFTDLGIEDDENELLEDIFSVGQLVPCIVLQLDDDTKEAGKRKIWLSLRLSLLHKGFSFDSFQLGMVFSANVKSVEDHGYILHFGLPSITGFIEICEDGNQKSGMKTGQLIQGVVTKIDRERKIVRLNSDPDSVAKCLTKDLNGMSFDLLIPGMMINARVQSVLENGILFDFLTYFNGTVDLFHLKNPLSNKSWKDEYSQNKTVNARILFIDPSSRAVGLTLNPYLVCNKAPPLHVSSGGIFDEAKVVRIDKSGLLLELPSKPASTPAYVSTYDAAGDEVKKLEKKYKEGNHIRVRILGLKQMEGLAIGTLKESAFEGPVFSHSDVKPGMVTKAKVISVDSFGAIVQFPGGLKAMCPLRHMSEFEVTKPRKKFKVGAELVFRVLGCKSKRITVTYKKTLVKSKLPILGSYTDATEGLVTHGWITKIEKHGCFVRFYNGVQGFVPRFELGLEPGSDPDSVFHVGEVVKCRVTSAAHGSRRITLSLMIKPASVSEDDSIKLGSIVSGIIDSITSQAVIIRVKSKGVLKGTISAEQLADHHEQAQLMKSLLRPGYELDKLLVLDIEGNNLALSSKYSLIKLAEELPSDFNQLQPNSVVHGYVCNLIENGCFVRFLGRLTGFAPRSKAIDEPRADLSESFFVGQSVRANIVDVNQEKSRITLSLKQSSCASVDASFVQEYFVMDEKISDLQSSDITKSECSWVEKFSIGGLMKGTIQEQNDLGVVVNFENINNVLGFIPQHHMGGATLVPGSVVNAVVLDLSRAERLVDLSLRPELINNLNKEVSNSQSKKKRKRGISKELEVHQRVSAVVEIVKEQYLVLSIPEHDYTIGYASVSDYNTQKLPVKQFSTGQSVVASVEALQNPSSSGRLLLLLDSVSGTSETSRSKKAKKKSSCEVGSVVHAEITEIKPFELRVNFGHSFRGRIHITEVNDVSTSEEPFAKFRVGQSMSARVVAKPCHTDIKKSQLWELSVKPAMLRDSSELKDIQESEQLEFSAGQCVSGYVYKVDKEWVWLAISRNVTARLFILDTASEAHELEEFERRFPIGKAVSGYVLTYNKEKKSLRLVQRPLPDIHKSIANGVGSKMDKLDSSIPGDDGTLFIHEGDILGGRISKILPGVGGIRVQIGPYVFGRVHFTEINDSWVPNPLDGFREGQFVKCKVLEISSSSKGTWQIELSLRKSLDGMSSDHLSEDCSNNDNVCKRFERIEDLSPDMGVQGYVKNTMSKGCFIILSRTVEAKVLLSNLCDTFVKDPEKEFPVGKLVTGRVLNVEPLSKRIEVTLKTVNAGGQPKSESYDLKKLHVGDMISGRIKRVEPYGLFITIGQTGMDGLCHKTQLSDDVIKNMQARYKAGESVTAKILKLDEEKQRISLSMKSSYLISGDDVDAQPPSEENANKTSMECDPINDPNSEVLAAVGDSGFQETSGGKHSGTSVVLAQVESRASIPPLEVDLDDIEETDIDNGQNHGKLQGADKDEKSKRREKQKVREEREKKIQAAEGRLLENHAPESADEFEKLVRSSPNSSFVWIKYMAFMLSLADIEKARSIAERALKTINIREEEERLNIWVAYFNLENEHGSPPEEAVKKVFERARQYCDPKKVYLALLGVYERTEQHKLADKLLDEMIKKFKQSCKIWSRKIQSSLKQNEEGIQSVVNRALLCLPRHKHIKFISQTAILEFKCGVADRGRSLFEGVLREYPKRTDLWSVYLDQEIRLGEVDVIRSLFERAISLSLPPKKMKFLFKKYLEYEKSVCDEERVEYVKQRAMEYADSTLA; translated from the exons ATGGGAGTACCGTCGAAGAAAATTGCCAATGGAAAACGTCACGATTCTACAAAGTCCTTTAAACCAACGAAGAAACCGTTTAAGAAGACGAAGGACGATTTAGCTGCTAGGTCTGAAGCCGCTCTACAGCTCGAAGATGTTCCTGACTTCCCTCGAG GTGGAGGTAGTTCTCTGAGTAGAAAAGAGCGTGAGAAAATTTATGAAGAAGTGGATGCTGAGTTTGACGCTGATGAGCGTGTTTCTAAGAAGAGCAAAGGGGGAAAgcctaaaaaaaagaaaatccctAACGATTCAGACGATTTGGGATTGCTTTTTGGCGGCCTTACTGGCAAAAGGCCAAGATATGCCAATAAGATTACCACTAAG AATATTTCCCCTGGAATGAAGCTTTTGGGACTTGTGACTGAAGTAAACCAGAAGGATATTGTAATTAGTCTTCCTGGAGGATTACGTGGATTAGTTCGCGCAAGTGAGGCGTCAGATTTTACAGATCTTGGGATTGAG GACGATGAAAATGAactccttgaagacattttttcAGTGGGTCAGCTTGTTCCCTGCATTGTATTGCAATTAGATGATGATACGAAGGAGGCgggcaaaagaaaaatatggctTTCATTGCGACTTTCTTTATTGCACAAGGGATTCAGTTTTGATTCTTTTCAACTAGGGATG GTTTTCTCTGCCAATGTGAAAAGCGTCGAAGACCATGGTTATATACTTCACTTTGGATTACCTTCTATCACAGGATTTATCGAAATATGCGAAGATG GAAACCAGAAGTCAGGAATGAAGACTGGGCAGCTTATTCAGGGTGTGGTTACAAAGATCGATAGAGAACGTAAAATTGTTCGTCTTAATTCTGACCCCGATTCAGTGGCAAAGTGTCTG ACCAAGGATCTTAATGGCATGTCCTTTGATCTTCTCATCCCCGGCATGATGATTAATGCTCGTGTGCAATCAGTTCTTGAGAATGGGATACTGTTCGATTTTCTTACTTACTTTAACGGAACG GTTGATCTCTTCCATCTAAAAAATCCATTGTCTAACAAAAGCTGGAAGGATGAGTATAGTCAGAATAAGACG GTTAATGCTAGAATATTGTTTATTGATCCATCATCTAGAGCTGTTGGTTTAACATTGAACCCTTATCTTGTTTGTAACAAGGCTCCTCCGTTG CATGTTTCTAGCGGCGGCATATTCGACGAAGCAAAAGTAGTTCGTATTGATAAATCAGGCCTTCTTCTGGAACTTCCTTCTAAGCCTGCATCAACTCCAGCATACGTTAGC ACATATGATGCCGCAGGAGATGAAGTAAAGAAACTGGAAAAGAAGTATAAGGAAGGAAATCACATCCGTGTTCGAATACTCGGCCTTAAGCAGATGGAGGGGTTGGCCATAGGGACTCTAAAG GAAAGCGCCTTTGAAGGTCCAGTTTTCTCCCACTCAGATGTCAAGCCTGGTATGGTGACAAAGGCCAAAGTCATATCTGTTGATTCATTTGGTGCCATTGTGCAATTTCCCGGTGGTCTCAAAGCGATGTGCCCACTTCGGCATATGTCTGAGTTTGAAGTTACGAAGCCGAGGAAAAAATTCAAG GTTGGAGCTGAATTAGTATTCCGTGTGCTTGGCTGCAAGTCAAAGAGAATAACTGTTACCTACAAAAAAACTCTT GTGAAGTCGAAACTTCCAATTTTGGGTTCTTACACTGATGCAACTGAAGGTCTAGTGACGCATGGCTGGATAACAAAGATTGAAAAGCATGGATGCTTTGTTCGCTTTTATAATGGAGTGCAAGGATTTGTTCCCAG ATTTGAACTTGGTTTAGAGCCTGGAAGTGATCCAGATTCCGTGTTTCATGTCGGAGAGGTTGTCAAATGTAGAGTAACCAGTGCGGCTCATGGTTCTCGAAGGATCACCCTTAGTTTGATGATAAAGCCAGCAag TGTTTCTGAAGACGATTCAATCAAGTTAGGTAGCATTGTATCTGGGATAATTGATAGTATAACTAGTCAGGCAGTCATTATCCGTGTTAAATCCAAAGGAGTTCTCAAGGGTACAATTTCTGCTGAACAATTAGCTGATCATCATG AGCAAGCACAATTAATGAAGTCACTTTTAAGACCTGGATATGAGCTTGATAAGCTGCTGGTACTAg ACATTGAAGGCAACAACTTGGCCCTCTCTTCAAAATATTCTCTTATTAAGTTAGCTGAAGAGCTTCCTTCGGATTTTAATCAGCTCCAGCCAAACTCAGTGGTTCAT GGTTATGTTTGTAACTTGATTGAAAATGGCTGCTTTGTCCGTTTTCTTGGTCGTCTGACTGGTTTCGCCCCAAGAAGCAAG gcAATTGACGAACCCAGGGCAGATCTGTCAGAATCCTTCTTTGTTGGACAATCGGTTCGGGCTAATATAGTTGAT GTCAATCAAGAAAAAAGTAGGATAACTCTTTCATTGAAACAGTCATCTTGCGCATCTGTAGATGCTTCTTTTGTCCAAGAATACTTCGTCATGGATGAGAAG ATATCAGACCTGCAGTCATCTGATATTACTAAAAGTGAGTGTAGCTGGGTTGAGAAATTCTCCATTGGGGGTTTGATGAAGGGAACCATACAGGAACAAAATGATCTGGGTGTGGTGgtgaattttgaaaatattaataacgTCCTTGGTTTTATACCTCAGCATCATA TGGGTGGAGCTACTTTGGTACCCGGTTCTGTTGTCAATGCAGTTGTTCTTGATCTTTCTAGGGCAGAGAGACTAGTCGATTTGTCTTTGAGGCCTGAGCTCATAAACAACTTAAATAAGGAGGTCTCCAACAGTCAATCAAAAAAG AAACGTAAAAGAGGAATCTCCAAGGAACTTGAAGTCCACCAGAGGGTCAGTGCTGTTGTAGAGATTGTGAAGGAGCAATACTTG GTTTTGTCGATTCCAGAGCATGATTACACTATAGGATATGCATCAGTATCAGACTATAACACACAGAAGTTGCCAGTGAAACAATTTTCCACTGGACAAAG TGTTGTTGCTTCTGTTGAGGCTCTGCAAAACCCTTCATCCTCCGGGAGGTTGCTTTTACTTCTTGACTCTGTTTCCGGGACTTCTGAGACTTCCCGTTCTaagaaggcaaagaagaaatCCAGCTGTGAAGTTGGTTCTGTTGTCCACGCCGAG ATTACTGAAATAAAGCCTTTTGAACTTAGAGTAAACTTTGGCCACAGTTTCCGAGGAAGAATCCATATAACTGAG GTAAATGATGTTAGTACAAGTGAAGAACCTTTTGCCAAATTCAGAGTCGGGCAATCAATGTCTGCAAGGGTTGTTGCAAAACCGTGTCATACTGATATTAAAAAGAGTCAACTTTGGGAGCTCTCTGTAAAGCCTGCAATGCTTAGAG ATTCCAGTGAGTTGAAAGATATACAAGAGAGTGAACAACTTGAGTTTTCTGCTGGACAATGTGTCAGTGGATATGTCTACAAAGTGGATAAGGAATGGGTTTG GTTAGCAATATCTCGCAACGTGACGGCACGCTTGTTCATTTTAGACACTGCATCCGAAGCTCATGAACTTGAGGAGTTTGAAAGGCGTTTTCCGATTGGTAAAGCTGTTTCAGGTTATGTTTTGACGtacaataaagagaaaaaatcattaCGGTTGGTTCAGCGTCCACTACCTGATATCCACAAAAGCATCGCCAATGGTGTAGGCAGCAAAATGGATAAACTAGACAGTAGCATTCCTGGTGATGATGGTACTCTTTTTATTCATGAAGGAGACATTCTGGGTGGAAGAATTTCTAAGATACTTCCTGGTGTTGGTGGAATTCGTGTGCAAATAGGTCCTTATGTATTTGGGAGAGTTCATTTTACTGAAATCAATGATTCATGGGTCCCCAATCCATTAGATGGTTTCCGTGAAGGCCAGTTTGTGAAATGCAAGGTCTTAGAAATCAGCAGTTCTAGTAAAGGGACTTGGCAAATTGAACTCTCATTACGGAAATCACTAGATGGCATGAGTTCTGATCATCTCTCAGAAGATTGTAGTAataa TGACAATGTTTGCAAGCGTTTCGAGAGGATTGAAGATCTTTCTCCTGATATGGGCGTCCAG GGTTATGTCAAAAATACAATGTCGAAAGGTTGTTTTATTATACTTTCAAGGACAGTCGAGGCAAAAGTTCTACTTTCCAATCTATGTGATACTTTTGTTAAGGATCCCGAAAAGGAATTCCCAGTAGGAAAACTTGTAACTGGCAG GGTTTTAAATGTGGAGCCTTTATCTAAGCGGATAGAAGTCACTTTGAAGACAGTAAATGCTGGTGGGCAGCCAAAATCTGAGTCTTATGACTTGAAGAAACTCCATGTTGGAGATATGATTTCTGGGAGAATCAAACGTGTGGAGCCCTATGGCTTATTCATTACCATAGGTCAAACTGGCATG gatggattatgtcacaaaacacagcTTTCCGATGATGTTATCAAGAATATGCAAGCTAGATATAAGGCCGGAGAGAGCGTCACCGCAAAAATTTTGAAG CTTGACGAGGAAAAGCAACGTATATCGCTCAGCATGAAGAGTTCTTATCTTATTAGTGGTGATGATGTCGACGCACAGCCACCTTCTGAAGAGAATGCTAATAAAACAAGCATGGAATGTGATCCAATCAATGATCCGAACTCAGAAGTACTTGCAGCAGTCGGTGATTCTGGGTTCCAGGAAACAAGCGGTGGAAAACATAGTGGAACCTCTGTGGTTCTTGCTCAAGTAGAGTCAAGGGCTTCTATCCCTCCGCTTGAGGTTGACCTTGATGACATTGAGGAGACGGACATTGACAACGGTCAGAATCATGGAAAACTACAGGGAGCTGATAAAGATGAAAAGAGCAAGAGAAGGGAAAAGCAAAAAGTCAGGGAGGAAAG agagaaaaaaatacaagCTGCTGAAGGAAGATTGCTGGAGAATCATGCACCTGAGAGTGCTGATGAGTTTGAGAAATTGGTTAGAAGCTCTCCAAACAGCAGCTTTGTCTGGATAAAATATATGGCGTTCATGCTCAGCTTGGCTGATATTGAGAAAGCCAGGTCAATTGCTGAGAG GGCTTTAAAGACTATAAATATccgtgaggaagaagaaaggctAAACATATGGGTTGCTTACTTCAATTTGGAAAATGAACATGGAAGTCCTCCAGAG GAAGCTGTTAAGAAAGTGTTTGAGAGGGCCCGTCAATACTGTGACCCAAAAAAAGTTTACCTTGCACTCTTGGGCGTGTATGAGAGAACAGAGCAACATAAATTGGCTGATAAGCTGCTTGATGAGATGATTAAGAAGTTCAAGCAATCTTGCAAG atttggTCAAGGAAAATACAAAGTTCTCTAAAACAAAACGAGGAAGGCATTCAATCCGTTGTGAATCGTGCCTTGCTATGTCTTCCACGCCATAAGCACATTAAGTTCATATCACAGACTGCTATCCTTGAGTTCAAATGTGGAGTTGCGGATAGAGGGAGATCACTATTTGAAGGCGTTCTTAGGGAATACCCGAAAAGAACAGACTTGTGGAGTGTATATCTGGACCAA GAGATCCGGCTGGGAGAAGTGGATGTAATTAGATCTTTATTCGAGAGAGCCATTAGCTTGAGCTTGCCTCCTAAGAAGATGAAG TTCTTGTTCAAGAAGTACTTGGAATATGAGAAATCTGTTTGTGACGAGGAGAGAGTGGAATACGTGAAACAGAGGGCGATGGAGTATGCAGACAGTACCTTGGCCTGA